In Porites lutea chromosome 7, jaPorLute2.1, whole genome shotgun sequence, a single window of DNA contains:
- the LOC140944580 gene encoding uncharacterized protein, translating into MGLKSKIADVDIPENLSWPQFVFQNFEQYGDKTAIADGPTGRSYTFQQLTVLTKKCGSALTKRGFKKGNVFAILLPNIPEYPIIYYGVILIGGTVTTMNPLYTEDEIAHQLKDATAQHIITIPLFAEKVKQSASKVGIETVFVVGEADGCEPFSALLQDDGEDFQEDVQFDPKNDIACLAYSSGTTGSPKGVMLTHFNLIADASIALHERFYLLNENPVVLGLLPFFHAFGQMTSLSCALLKGATVVCVAKFEPESFLKIMQDYKVSHAAIVPSTLMFLAKSPLIEQFDLSSLQDVSCGAAPLGEDLSKVLMARLPSIKWLRQGYGMTELSPVSHVSPCDDSIKHGSIGLLLPNLECKIVNIENGAELGPNEDGEICVRGPTVMKGYLNNPEATSQTIDSDGWLHTGDIGHYDEDEYFFVVDRLKELIKYKGFQRLRQVPPAELENLLISHPAILDAGVIGVPDPRAGELPKAFVVRKLDESITEEEIEKFVEERVAPHKALRGGVQFIDQIPRALSGKILRRQLKEMSKAQMQTLVEDRVKEEGANVLKSKHPDVEIPDNLSWTEFVFQHFDEYGDRDAITDSVTSRSYSLQQLKDLSRRCASALNKRGFKKGEVFALFLPNAPQFPVVYFGAL; encoded by the exons ATGGGTCTAAAGAGTAAAATCGCTGATGTTGACATCCCAGAAAACCTCTCTTGGCCACAGTTCGTGTTTCAGAACTTTGAACAATACGGTGACAAGACCGCAATA GCCGACGGTCCAACTGGTCGTTCATACACATTCCAGCAACTAACAGTGCTAACAAAAAAGTGCGGCTCAGCTCTTACGAAAAGAGGGTTCAAAAAGGGCAATGTCTTCGCCATTTTGCTGCCTAACATCCCGGAATATCCCATAATATATTACGGTGTCATTTTGATTGGAGGAACAGTAACAACAATGAATCCTTTGTACACAGAGGACGAAATAGCGCATCAGCTGAAAGATGCAACCGCCCAACATATTATAACAATACCTTTGTTTGCTGAAAAGGTGAAACAAAGCGCTTCAAAAGTCGGTATAGAAACTGTGTTTGTTGTCGGGGAAGCCGACGGCTGCGAGCCGTTCTCGGCCCTTCTCCAAGACGATGGTGAAGACTTTCAAGAAGATGTGCAATTCGACCCAAAGAATGACATCGCCTGCCTAGCCTACTCCAGTGGAACAACGGGTTCTCCGAAAGGAGTCATGCTGACTCATTTTAATCTGATTGCAGATGCATCTATTGCCCTTCATGAAcgtttttatttgttaaatgaAAACCCAGTCGTTCTTGGGCTGTTGCCCTTTTTTCACGCTTTTGGACAGATGACATCTTTGTCGTGTGCTTTGCTGAAAGGCGCAACTGTTGTTTGTGTAGCGAAGTTTGAGCCGGAGTCTTTCCTCAAGATAATGCAGGACTATAAG GTTAGCCATGCAGCCATTGTGCCTTCTACTTTGATGTTTTTGGCCAAAAGTCCGCTGATCGAACAGTTCGACCTATCCAGTTTGCAAGATGTTTCGTGTGGAGCAGCGCCTCTTGGCGAAGATCTGTCAAAAGTCCTGATGGCCCGCCTCCCGTCCATAAAGTGGCTACGACAAG GTTACGGTATGACTGAACTTAGCCCTGTTAGTCACGTTTCTCCCTGCGACGATAGCATCAAACACGGATCTATTGGGCTACTGCTACCAAATCTGGAGTGTAAA ATTGTCAATATTGAAAATGGGGCTGAACTTGGCCCTAATGAAGACGGGGAAATCTGCGTAAGAGGTCCTACTGTTATGAAAG GGTACTTGAATAACCCAGAAGCCACTTCGCAGACTATTGACAGCGATGGATGGCTACACACGGGCGATATTGGACATTACGACGAAgacgaatatttttttgtcgTTGACCGACTCAAGGAGCTCATCAAATACAAAGGATTTCAGAGACTTCGTCAG GTTCCCCCGGCCGAGTTGGAAAATCTCCTTATTTCCCATCCAGCAATATTGGATGCTGGCGTGATCGGAGTTCCTGATCCTAGAGCTGGTGAGCTGCCAAAGGCGTTTGTCGTACGAAAACTGGACGAAAGTattacagaagaagaaatagaaaaatttgTTGAGGAGCGGGTAGCTCCACACAAGGCTTTAAGAGGAGGAGTGCAGTTCATTGATCAGATACCAAGGGCTCTAAGCGGAAAAATACTTCGTAGGCAGCTCAAAGAAATGTCGAAAGCACAGATGCAGACTTTGGTCGAAGACAGGGTCAAGGAGGAGGGAGCAAATGTTCTTAAAAGTAAACACCCGGATGTTGAGATCCCGGATAATCTCTCATGGACGGAGTTTGTCTTTCAACATTTTGATGAGTATGGAGATAGAGACGCTATA ACGGACAGCGTAACAAGTAGATCATACTCATTGCAGCAACTCAAAGATCTGAGCAGACGTTGTGCCTCGGCGCTAAACAAGAGAGGCTTCAAAAAGGGCGAGGTATTTGCGCTGTTTTTGCCAAATGCGCCACAATTTCCAGTCGTTTACTTCGGCGCATTATAA